Proteins encoded by one window of Blautia argi:
- a CDS encoding glycosyltransferase, with the protein MVIQNFLFPDEVCKAQELYFRKTGTANRTAEGITLLAGEALQTDTYMNALDIGYWKKYTNLENVILELRVQGDFKFLIEVLENREENRLVYEHEYHLESAKTICINIPEEIRSGTLYWKVCAKSSVKYYGARYICVQEHEKRDVRLALNICTYHRQQQLEKNLRKISESFFFQSQTEFYGKLHVFVIDNGQDFVSPMDSDYLKVFQNSNAGGGTGGFTRGLEEIQREQQTHGYTHVIFMDDDVEFQMESFYRLYAFLSLLKGEYQDRPIAGRMFRLDKRKVQYTAVERWNKGNIIHIGGNLDMCLQENILEQERTGDYGGWWFCTYPIQSILHGRPFPFFIHCDDVEFGLRQQKETLTLPGVQVWHETYEYRENPIIIYYDIRNALVVNALWGQAEDGEEFIQKWKERLTEFHNNQRQDLKYLCTLAMWHFCSGRIFRISRGKIPPLWVWLSKKEAILKCVTPAFHRITEKRVKNQYLHIIKKYKEDYKRNYGSTS; encoded by the coding sequence ATGGTTATACAAAATTTTTTATTTCCAGATGAAGTGTGCAAGGCTCAGGAACTTTATTTTCGGAAAACAGGCACAGCAAACAGAACAGCAGAAGGTATAACGTTGCTGGCAGGAGAAGCGCTGCAGACAGATACCTATATGAATGCACTTGATATAGGGTATTGGAAGAAGTATACGAATTTAGAGAATGTAATACTTGAATTGCGAGTACAAGGTGATTTTAAATTCCTTATAGAGGTTCTTGAAAACAGAGAGGAAAACAGACTTGTTTATGAGCATGAGTATCACCTGGAAAGTGCAAAGACCATTTGTATCAATATACCAGAAGAAATAAGGAGTGGAACTCTTTACTGGAAAGTATGTGCTAAAAGTTCTGTAAAATATTACGGAGCAAGATATATATGTGTACAGGAACATGAGAAAAGAGATGTTCGCCTTGCATTAAATATTTGTACATATCACAGACAGCAGCAATTAGAAAAAAACCTTCGAAAAATATCAGAAAGCTTCTTTTTCCAGTCACAGACAGAATTTTATGGAAAACTGCATGTCTTTGTTATTGATAATGGACAAGATTTTGTCAGTCCTATGGATAGTGACTATTTAAAAGTTTTTCAAAATTCTAATGCCGGCGGAGGAACCGGAGGTTTTACCAGGGGTCTGGAAGAGATTCAGAGAGAGCAGCAGACACATGGCTATACACATGTAATTTTTATGGACGATGATGTGGAATTTCAGATGGAAAGTTTTTATCGCTTATATGCTTTTCTTAGTTTGTTAAAGGGGGAATACCAGGACAGACCTATTGCAGGCAGAATGTTCCGTTTAGATAAACGAAAGGTTCAGTATACTGCTGTAGAGCGTTGGAATAAAGGAAATATTATTCATATAGGCGGCAATCTGGATATGTGTCTGCAGGAAAATATTCTGGAACAAGAGAGGACAGGGGATTATGGTGGCTGGTGGTTCTGTACTTATCCTATACAGAGTATTTTGCATGGACGTCCGTTTCCTTTTTTTATCCATTGCGACGATGTAGAGTTTGGACTGAGGCAGCAAAAAGAAACTTTAACGTTGCCAGGCGTTCAAGTATGGCATGAAACATATGAATATCGTGAAAACCCCATTATCATTTACTATGATATTAGAAATGCGCTTGTTGTCAATGCTTTGTGGGGACAAGCAGAAGATGGTGAAGAGTTTATCCAAAAATGGAAAGAACGGCTTACAGAATTTCATAATAATCAACGTCAGGATTTGAAGTATTTGTGCACACTGGCAATGTGGCATTTTTGCAGTGGAAGGATTTTCAGAATATCCCGGGGAAAAATACCGCCGTTATGGGTGTGGTTGAGTAAGAAAGAAGCAATATTAAAGTGTGTGACACCTGCATTTCATCGGATTACAGAAAAAAGGGTGAAAAACCAATATTTGCATATTATAAAAAAGTATAAGGAGGATTATAAGAGAAACTATGGCAGTACAAGTTGA
- a CDS encoding DUF6270 domain-containing protein codes for MAVQVDVFGSCVVRDIFRHTQPGKYKVYKSAGNLPITSLYENSIFMDKKEVDELKMPSYDKVMLRAQMSRNLPELLLNKRSEILVLDLADEFMERCEIKGPNGITMLAQAENQGEFLDNLFEGNERYSIVKRYPMLEMDMQKVEEKIKKFAKDILYSEENPRGYFGEKCDCG; via the coding sequence ATGGCAGTACAAGTTGATGTGTTTGGAAGCTGTGTGGTAAGAGATATTTTTCGTCATACACAGCCAGGAAAGTATAAGGTTTATAAAAGCGCAGGAAATTTGCCCATTACTTCTTTATATGAAAACTCCATCTTTATGGATAAGAAAGAAGTAGATGAATTAAAGATGCCAAGCTATGACAAAGTCATGCTGAGAGCCCAAATGTCCAGAAATCTGCCGGAATTGTTATTAAACAAACGTTCTGAGATTCTGGTGCTGGATTTGGCGGACGAGTTTATGGAACGCTGTGAAATCAAAGGACCAAATGGAATCACGATGTTGGCACAGGCAGAAAATCAAGGGGAATTCCTGGATAATCTTTTTGAAGGAAATGAAAGGTATTCTATTGTAAAGAGATATCCAATGCTGGAAATGGATATGCAGAAAGTGGAAGAAAAGATAAAGAAATTTGCAAAGGATATTCTGTATAGCGAGGAAAATCCCAGAGGATATTTTGGAGAGAAATGTGATTGTGGTTGA